The sequence below is a genomic window from Humulus lupulus chromosome 3, drHumLupu1.1, whole genome shotgun sequence.
TCCTCACCACCTGCCAAAACTGCCTCTATGGCATCACTGTTCCACCTTCTTCCCGAAACTGTATTATTAATCACATCAATGCTATAACAGCTGTCACTCACTCTTGAATAAGACATTGCCTTGAATACATTAAAAATTATCTCATGCCCTTGAAATATCAATCTTAACTCACCCTTTTGCACATAAATTAGAGCTTGCCCAGTAGCCAAGAATGGTCTCCCAAGAATAATGGGGACATTAGAATCCTCTTCCACATCTAGAACAATGAAATTTGCTGGGAAAATAAACTTGTCTACCTGGACtagaacatcttcaataatacccctTGGATGCTTGATTGATCGATCTGTGAGCTGAAGAGTAACAGTAGTAGGCTTTGCTTCACCAAGACCGAGCCTCTGAAACACAAATAAGGGCATCAAATTAATAATTTTCCCCAAATCACACAAAGCATACTTGTATTCAAAACTCCTGATAGTGCAAGGAATAGTGAAGCTCCCTAGATCTCTCAATTTCTGAGGAAGCTTCCTTAGTAGAATAGTAGTACAATCCACAGTCAAAGCTACAgtctcataatcctccatttttctctttttggacagaatctccttcatgaactttACATAGATGAGCATCTGTTCTAAAGCTTCAGCGAAGGGGATATTAATGTGTAACTTTTTTAACACCTCTAagaacttagaaaactgtttatcaagagAGATTTTCCTAAGTCTTTGAGGATATGGGATTACGACTGGGGAATCAACAATAACAAATGGAGGTGCCTTTTTTGTAGCAAGATGGTCTTTAGTAACCTTCTCCCTCTCGGAACCAGATGTCTCACACTTCTCAAAGTGATGGCCTGACATTGT
It includes:
- the LOC133825535 gene encoding uncharacterized protein LOC133825535: MEDYETVALTVDCTTILLRKLPQKLRDLGSFTIPCTIRSFEYKYALCDLGKIINLMPLFVFQRLGLGEAKPTTVTLQLTDRSIKHPRGIIEDVLVQVDKFIFPANFIVLDVEEDSNVPIILGRPFLATGQALIYVQKGELRLIFQGHEIIFNVFKAMSYSRVSDSCYSIDVINNTVSGRRWNSDAIEAVLAGGEEDNGDVKLREYVRWINSYQPYKMNFKEFEQGPERPLPSIEQPLELELKSLLDHLCYAYLGETEFTCTIRSPLHQKTKRRPPPLVLMDFGSSLDEYLKLLEVVLQRCEEFNLVLNREKCHFMVQESIVLGHKVSSKGIEVD